One window of uncultured Methanobrevibacter sp. genomic DNA carries:
- a CDS encoding ABC transporter transmembrane domain-containing protein yields the protein MKKFLSFSLKHQWKTVLIIFALIAVQTFFQMEIIDLFGAALTGVKQQNVDLLFKSGLNMVGYTILSMIALYAVSLLSTRVASNAAYKIREKIFHILMNLPDEEIAQFKISGLTTRSTRGMSSEQGFLVIILEQLILIPVTFIAVVYEIALIDTSYAIFFLVLIAIISMIIILRMKKIVEIFFRAKKTYGMLNQLFLSKISDIADKIPYNKQEYEAEFEKACENSYDKNVKYISSQYYLGPLLMWGLYFIVLITLAMVNSGYTIGFETDSVFDSFIILMYIAYFIGTLGPIPALIDRWPRAYATSVRLEEVLTIEDKIIDSKNTNDIPKEIEIVEEDIAWEDKGIWAERNEILDKFTDILKDDRTKITISMILLTVSTLCMVYAPKVAGKTADLLLSNSNTFNDPTVYTNLAILILLYSGGYLLTIPTKKIMGTIGEKVAYNLRMKLFDKIDAIGSQYIKENSKGLIFSRLNNDVMNIREFVSSRFSDIYAQILSIILVIVLMLMTDFRLSLVYIAILPIYAIAFYLCDYKSRNYYDGHQKHLGRLMGNFERGLSNRDSFHEKGFEKLNQTVIDYYTKSKNVTNVMVPVTTFLTNISTITVYMAGIYFLSVNEIQLGTLLAVIMYGQLLNKPIKKLSTSMASIETSFSSIKRIFAIIDYQKDE from the coding sequence ATGAAAAAATTTTTGAGTTTTTCACTAAAACACCAATGGAAAACAGTGCTGATTATTTTCGCGCTAATAGCCGTTCAGACATTCTTTCAAATGGAAATTATTGACCTGTTTGGTGCTGCTTTGACTGGAGTTAAACAGCAGAATGTTGATTTGCTTTTCAAATCCGGATTGAATATGGTAGGGTATACAATCCTTTCAATGATTGCCCTTTATGCGGTTTCTTTACTCTCAACAAGAGTGGCTTCAAATGCAGCATATAAAATTCGTGAGAAAATATTTCATATTCTGATGAACCTGCCTGATGAGGAAATTGCTCAATTTAAAATTTCAGGGCTAACTACTAGGTCAACTAGAGGTATGTCTTCAGAACAGGGATTTTTAGTGATAATACTCGAACAATTAATTCTGATTCCCGTTACATTCATAGCAGTCGTATATGAAATAGCATTGATTGATACGTCTTATGCGATATTTTTCTTGGTATTGATTGCTATTATTTCCATGATTATAATTTTGAGAATGAAAAAAATTGTAGAAATATTTTTCAGAGCTAAAAAGACATACGGAATGCTAAACCAGTTATTCCTATCTAAAATCAGTGATATAGCTGATAAAATCCCATATAACAAACAGGAGTATGAGGCTGAATTTGAAAAGGCATGTGAGAATTCATATGATAAAAACGTTAAGTATATTTCTAGTCAATATTACCTGGGGCCGCTGTTAATGTGGGGTTTATATTTCATTGTTTTGATTACCTTGGCAATGGTTAATTCCGGATACACAATCGGCTTTGAAACAGACAGCGTATTTGACTCATTCATTATTTTAATGTATATTGCCTACTTCATTGGTACCTTGGGTCCTATTCCAGCATTGATTGACAGGTGGCCACGTGCATATGCCACTTCAGTGCGTTTAGAGGAAGTCCTGACTATTGAAGATAAAATCATAGACTCCAAAAATACAAATGATATTCCAAAAGAAATAGAAATTGTTGAGGAGGATATTGCCTGGGAGGATAAGGGCATATGGGCTGAAAGAAACGAAATCTTGGACAAATTCACTGACATATTAAAAGACGACCGGACCAAAATAACAATATCAATGATTTTGCTTACGGTATCTACCTTGTGTATGGTTTATGCCCCTAAAGTTGCAGGAAAGACTGCTGATTTATTGCTTTCTAATTCAAATACATTCAACGACCCTACTGTCTACACTAATCTTGCCATATTGATTTTATTATATTCAGGAGGATATCTCTTAACAATACCTACAAAGAAAATCATGGGAACTATTGGCGAAAAGGTGGCATATAATTTAAGAATGAAATTATTTGATAAGATCGATGCTATTGGTTCACAATACATTAAAGAAAATTCAAAGGGTCTCATCTTTTCTAGATTAAACAACGACGTGATGAACATCCGTGAGTTTGTCTCTTCCCGCTTTTCTGATATTTATGCGCAAATCCTATCAATAATCCTTGTAATTGTATTGATGTTGATGACAGACTTTAGATTGAGCCTGGTATATATTGCGATATTGCCGATTTATGCCATTGCATTCTATTTATGTGACTATAAATCTAGAAATTACTACGACGGTCATCAAAAGCATTTAGGAAGATTGATGGGCAATTTTGAAAGGGGTCTCTCAAATCGTGATTCATTCCATGAAAAAGGATTTGAAAAACTCAATCAGACTGTAATTGACTATTATACTAAATCCAAAAATGTCACTAATGTCATGGTGCCTGTTACAACCTTTTTAACAAATATAAGTACCATAACTGTTTATATGGCAGGGATTTACTTCTTATCAGTTAATGAGATTCAGCTGGGAACTCTATTGGCAGTTATCATGTATGGACAATTACTGAATAAGCCTATTAAAAAACTAAGTACCTCTATGGCCTCCATTGAAACTTCATTTTCAAGCATCAAAAGGATATTTGCGATTATTGACTATCAAAAGGATGAATAA
- a CDS encoding NAD(P)H-dependent oxidoreductase: MQFPLFWYGMPSIMNKWMEDTFEHGWSHGSTGDKLQGKKLIASFTAGAPEEAYQKDGIMGYEIEEYLPPIKSMCGLCGMEFADYVFTGGVSFELRTNPDEIDKIKEKAKSHATKLVSIIEKI; this comes from the coding sequence TTGCAGTTCCCACTATTTTGGTATGGAATGCCTTCCATCATGAACAAATGGATGGAAGACACATTCGAGCACGGATGGTCACACGGATCAACCGGTGATAAACTCCAAGGAAAAAAATTAATCGCTTCATTTACCGCAGGTGCACCTGAAGAAGCCTATCAAAAGGATGGAATAATGGGTTATGAGATTGAAGAATATCTCCCACCAATCAAATCAATGTGTGGACTTTGCGGGATGGAATTTGCGGATTACGTATTTACAGGTGGTGTTTCATTCGAATTAAGGACCAATCCTGATGAGATTGACAAAATTAAAGAAAAAGCAAAAAGTCATGCAACAAAACTGGTTTCAATAATTGAAAAAATATAA